Within the Bacillus pumilus genome, the region GACAACTCTGGCGCACGCGAAGTACTAACGATTAAAGTTCTTGGTGGCTCTGGACGTAAGACGGCTAACATCGGTGATGTCATTGTTTGTACGGTTAAACAAGCAACACCAGGAGGCGTTGTCAAAAAAGGTGAAGTTGTGAAAGCAGTTATCGTTCGTACAAAGAGCGGAGCTCGCAGAAACGATGGATCTTACATCAGTTTCGATGAAAATGCATGTGTCATTATCCGTGACGACAAGAGCCCACGTGGAACTCGTATCTTCGGACCAGTAGCACGTGAACTTCGTGACAACAACTATATGAAAATTGTTTCTCTAGCACCAGAAGTACTTTAATGAATACAATCCGCGACTCAAGGAGGTGCGATTAAATGCA harbors:
- the rplN gene encoding 50S ribosomal protein L14, coding for MIQQETRLKVADNSGAREVLTIKVLGGSGRKTANIGDVIVCTVKQATPGGVVKKGEVVKAVIVRTKSGARRNDGSYISFDENACVIIRDDKSPRGTRIFGPVARELRDNNYMKIVSLAPEVL